One Armatimonadota bacterium DNA segment encodes these proteins:
- a CDS encoding amidohydrolase family protein codes for MAKRTLIKNGCVLTLDRTLGNFRQADVLVEDSRIAAVGPNLTAGDAEVIDASGMIVMPGFVDTHRHCWEGILRNIGTDVPLEGERSYLAFVLNQLAPAYRPEDVYIANLVSALGCIDAGITTVLDWSHIQTTPEHTDAAVRALQEAGIRAVFAYGRPWFEPPKPEHPAWIRRAAQQYFSSKDQLLTFGLAIFGPEFDSLEGCRADWTLARELDARITTHVGVGTFGRHGKVGEVGRTGLYGPDTTFIHCCTLSDEEIKLIVDSGATVSLACPVEMMMGHGMPPIQRFLDLGLRPSLSVDVETNVPNDMFTQMRSAISLQHMLVFEQRLAGKEDAPPLATTRDVLEWATIEGARANGLDHKIGTLTPGKEADIILLRTDRPNIFPVNDPIGAVVWGMDTSNVDTVMVAGRILKRNGQLVGVDLNRVRRLAEQSRDYVVSKSGFRLPEI; via the coding sequence ATGGCGAAGCGAACGCTGATCAAGAACGGGTGCGTGCTGACCCTGGACCGGACGCTGGGGAACTTCCGGCAGGCGGACGTGCTCGTGGAGGACTCCCGGATCGCGGCCGTGGGTCCGAACCTCACCGCAGGGGACGCGGAGGTCATCGATGCCTCCGGGATGATCGTGATGCCGGGCTTCGTGGACACGCATCGCCACTGCTGGGAGGGGATCCTGCGGAACATCGGGACGGACGTGCCGCTGGAGGGGGAGAGGAGCTACCTCGCCTTCGTGCTGAACCAGCTCGCGCCCGCCTACCGGCCCGAGGATGTGTACATCGCGAACCTGGTGAGCGCGCTCGGGTGCATCGACGCGGGGATCACCACGGTCCTGGACTGGTCCCACATCCAGACGACCCCGGAGCACACGGATGCGGCCGTCCGGGCCCTGCAGGAAGCCGGGATCCGCGCGGTGTTCGCGTACGGCCGGCCGTGGTTCGAGCCGCCCAAGCCCGAGCACCCGGCCTGGATCCGACGGGCCGCGCAGCAGTACTTCTCCTCCAAGGACCAGCTCCTGACCTTCGGCCTGGCCATCTTCGGGCCGGAGTTCGATTCCCTGGAGGGATGCCGGGCGGACTGGACGCTCGCCCGGGAGCTGGACGCGCGCATCACGACCCACGTGGGCGTGGGCACCTTCGGACGGCACGGCAAGGTCGGGGAGGTGGGCCGGACGGGTCTGTATGGGCCGGATACCACCTTTATCCACTGCTGCACCCTGAGCGACGAGGAGATCAAGCTGATCGTGGACTCGGGGGCCACCGTCTCCTTGGCCTGCCCCGTGGAGATGATGATGGGACACGGGATGCCCCCGATCCAGCGTTTCCTGGATCTGGGCCTGCGTCCCAGCCTGAGCGTGGACGTGGAGACCAACGTCCCCAACGACATGTTCACGCAGATGCGATCTGCCATTTCCCTGCAGCACATGCTGGTGTTCGAGCAGCGACTGGCGGGGAAGGAGGACGCACCGCCGCTTGCGACCACCCGGGACGTGTTGGAGTGGGCCACCATCGAGGGTGCGCGCGCCAACGGGTTGGACCACAAGATCGGGACCCTCACGCCCGGGAAGGAGGCGGACATCATCCTGCTGCGTACGGATCGTCCCAACATCTTCCCCGTCAACGACCCCATCGGCGCGGTGGTGTGGGGGATGGACACCAGCAACGTGGACACGGTGATGGTGGCGGGTCGGATCCTCAAGCGGAACGGTCAGCTCGTGGGGGTGGACCTGAACCGGGTGCGGCGGCTCGCGGAGCAGTCCCGGGACTACGTGGTGTCCAAGTCCGGATTCCGGTTGCCTGAAATCTGA
- a CDS encoding cupin domain-containing protein — MHRVARVDREVMRVPERFAAHSEGFRRQSLVDGTTGSVHMGFSVCMLEGGGHIAPHVQSYEEAVFVLEGEVELTVQGETVLLGANEGGLIPVGAPHSWRNPGDRPCTWVEMVSPRPRDGKNDPPDVFFLREPIAAGPARRVDVRDPRHSRFFHFEKAQMDLDSARRGSAVDAPTVSPSMVTALLVYSGIGIKMLVDAQQGANLLTMFMVEYEPGGVAHPHDHPLEEAYLILEGEVDAVADGQTYRLRAGDFFWTGVGTVHAFYNRSSGKVRWLETQAPQPPRQHSYRFNRDWEYLARLLGAEPARGSSAMRTP, encoded by the coding sequence ATGCATCGGGTCGCACGGGTAGACCGGGAAGTCATGCGGGTGCCGGAGCGGTTCGCCGCCCACAGCGAGGGCTTTCGGCGGCAGTCCCTGGTGGACGGCACGACGGGATCGGTGCACATGGGTTTCTCCGTCTGTATGCTGGAAGGAGGCGGGCACATCGCCCCCCACGTGCAGTCCTACGAGGAGGCGGTGTTCGTCCTCGAGGGCGAGGTGGAACTCACCGTGCAGGGGGAGACGGTCCTCCTGGGGGCCAACGAGGGAGGGTTGATCCCCGTGGGTGCGCCGCACAGCTGGCGTAACCCGGGGGATCGCCCCTGCACGTGGGTGGAGATGGTCTCACCCCGGCCGCGGGATGGCAAGAACGACCCCCCGGACGTGTTCTTCCTCCGGGAACCCATTGCGGCCGGGCCCGCGCGGCGGGTGGACGTCCGGGATCCCCGGCACTCCCGCTTCTTCCACTTCGAGAAGGCCCAGATGGACCTCGACAGCGCGCGGCGGGGCAGCGCCGTGGACGCCCCCACGGTCTCCCCGAGCATGGTGACGGCGCTGCTGGTCTACAGCGGCATCGGCATCAAGATGCTCGTGGACGCCCAGCAGGGTGCGAACCTGCTCACCATGTTCATGGTGGAGTACGAGCCCGGCGGTGTCGCCCACCCGCACGACCATCCCCTGGAGGAGGCGTACCTGATCCTGGAGGGGGAGGTGGATGCGGTGGCGGATGGCCAGACATATCGGCTCCGGGCCGGGGACTTCTTCTGGACCGGCGTGGGAACCGTCCATGCCTTCTACAACCGTTCCTCCGGAAAGGTCCGGTGGCTGGAGACGCAGGCCCCTCAGCCCCCGCGCCAGCACTCCTACCGGTTCAACCGGGACTGGGAATACCTGGCACGGCTGCTGGGGGCGGAACCCGCTCGGGGTTCCTCCGCGATGCGAACGCCGTAA
- a CDS encoding branched-chain amino acid ABC transporter permease produces the protein MRSSVWTETWTAEPARLGRGSVVGAAALLGLAVGIGLWWEGLGLLSTLTNVFLFLALTQAWNLLGGYAGYLNLAMAVFFGVGAYTTGILAHGWGASPLLTAPLGGLVAVLWAAAVGIPSLRVRGPYFAVLTMILGFLVQVLAYNVPWTRGAMGIYVSPLSWDRRAVEQFFYFTYLALALAVTGMAARIQSSRFGAALVAVREDEVAATVLGVRTTWVKVAALLLGAFWAGLAGGLYTQRIGYIEPTGVFSLDISVDVVLMAMVGGAGTWQGPLLGVPLVMLVAELLRVGVVHLGVFGARIPAEFNRVVFGGALILIALYAPDGLMGLLRPFRGRRLRV, from the coding sequence ATGCGGTCCTCTGTCTGGACGGAGACCTGGACGGCGGAGCCCGCCCGACTCGGCCGTGGGTCCGTCGTGGGCGCGGCCGCGCTCTTGGGGTTGGCCGTGGGGATCGGACTGTGGTGGGAGGGCCTGGGACTCCTCAGCACCCTGACCAACGTCTTCCTGTTCCTCGCCCTCACCCAGGCCTGGAACCTCCTGGGCGGCTATGCCGGTTACCTGAACCTGGCCATGGCGGTCTTCTTCGGGGTCGGGGCCTACACCACGGGCATCCTGGCCCACGGCTGGGGCGCCTCCCCCCTCCTCACGGCCCCCTTGGGCGGACTCGTGGCGGTGCTCTGGGCGGCCGCCGTGGGGATCCCGAGCCTCCGGGTACGGGGCCCGTACTTCGCGGTGCTCACCATGATCCTCGGATTCCTCGTGCAGGTGCTGGCGTACAACGTGCCCTGGACCCGGGGCGCCATGGGGATCTACGTCTCCCCGCTGTCGTGGGACCGGCGGGCGGTGGAGCAGTTCTTCTATTTCACCTATCTGGCCCTCGCCCTGGCGGTGACCGGGATGGCGGCGCGGATCCAGTCCTCCCGGTTCGGGGCCGCCCTCGTGGCCGTGCGGGAGGATGAGGTGGCCGCCACGGTTCTGGGGGTGCGCACCACGTGGGTGAAGGTGGCGGCCCTGCTGCTGGGGGCCTTCTGGGCGGGTCTCGCGGGAGGCCTGTACACCCAGCGGATCGGGTACATCGAGCCCACGGGGGTCTTCAGCCTGGACATCTCCGTGGACGTGGTCCTCATGGCCATGGTTGGAGGGGCGGGAACCTGGCAGGGCCCGCTCCTGGGTGTCCCTCTCGTCATGCTGGTGGCAGAGCTGCTGCGGGTGGGCGTGGTGCACCTGGGAGTGTTCGGGGCACGGATTCCCGCGGAGTTCAACCGGGTGGTGTTCGGTGGAGCCCTCATCCTCATCGCCCTGTACGCGCCGGATGGCCTCATGGGACTCTTGCGGCCCTTCCGCGGACGTCGGTTGCGGGTGTGA
- a CDS encoding SDR family oxidoreductase: MAQEGAVVIIGGTRGIGLEIARHYAGQGRSVVISGRDPDRAATVAREIGPTVQGIGLDLTRPEEVPSRLSGIGTVDGLVLAAITRDQNTVREYNIPSAMNLVTLKLVGYTAVVHALHSRLTPHSAIVIFGGLAKERPYPGSTTVTTVNAGVSGLVRTLAIELAPVRVNAIHPGIVADSPYWAGNTAMLERVQARTPTGRLVRMADVVHAVAFLLENPAVNGVELYVDGGWVFG, translated from the coding sequence ATGGCACAGGAAGGTGCGGTGGTGATCATCGGGGGGACCCGGGGCATCGGGCTCGAGATCGCGCGCCACTATGCGGGGCAGGGGCGTTCCGTGGTGATCTCCGGACGGGATCCGGACCGGGCCGCGACGGTGGCCCGGGAGATCGGGCCCACGGTTCAGGGCATCGGGCTTGACCTGACCCGCCCGGAGGAGGTGCCTTCCCGGCTGTCGGGCATCGGGACGGTGGATGGCCTGGTGCTGGCCGCCATCACCCGGGATCAGAACACGGTGCGGGAGTACAACATCCCGAGCGCCATGAACCTCGTGACCCTGAAGCTGGTGGGCTACACCGCGGTGGTCCACGCGCTGCACTCCCGCCTGACGCCCCACAGCGCCATCGTCATCTTCGGGGGCCTGGCGAAGGAGCGGCCCTACCCGGGATCCACCACGGTCACCACGGTGAACGCCGGAGTCTCGGGGCTGGTGCGGACCCTGGCCATCGAGTTGGCCCCCGTCCGCGTGAACGCCATCCACCCGGGGATCGTGGCGGACAGCCCGTACTGGGCGGGGAACACCGCCATGCTGGAGCGCGTGCAGGCCCGGACGCCTACGGGAAGGCTCGTGCGGATGGCGGATGTGGTGCACGCGGTGGCCTTTTTGCTGGAGAATCCCGCGGTGAACGGGGTCGAGCTCTACGTGGACGGTGGATGGGTGTTCGGATAG
- a CDS encoding ABC transporter ATP-binding protein, with amino-acid sequence MLEIQNLEVRYGEARALEGITLTVHEGEVVAVLGPNGAGKSTLVKSIAGWVGIRQGEVRFQGESLVGLPPEQICARGIGLVPEGRRVFADLTVKENLELGAFHPRARQRAPETLEQVLHLFPRLRERLGQRAGSLSGGEQQMLAIGRALMGMPKLLLMDEPSLGLAPVMVEAVFRFVQEARTLGLSILLVEQNAVWALAVAHRGVVMDRGRIVTEGTQEALRRDPRVQDAYLGVG; translated from the coding sequence ATGCTTGAGATCCAGAACCTGGAAGTCCGCTACGGAGAGGCGAGGGCCCTGGAGGGGATCACCCTCACGGTCCACGAGGGTGAGGTGGTGGCGGTCCTGGGCCCCAACGGCGCGGGCAAGAGCACGCTGGTGAAGAGCATTGCAGGCTGGGTGGGCATCCGGCAGGGGGAGGTGCGGTTCCAGGGAGAGTCCCTCGTGGGCTTACCTCCCGAACAGATCTGCGCGCGGGGGATCGGGCTGGTGCCGGAGGGCCGGCGGGTCTTCGCGGACCTGACGGTGAAGGAAAATCTGGAGCTGGGCGCGTTCCATCCCCGCGCCCGGCAGCGCGCTCCCGAGACCCTCGAACAGGTCCTCCACCTCTTCCCCAGGCTTCGGGAGCGTCTGGGACAGCGGGCCGGAAGCCTGAGCGGCGGGGAGCAGCAGATGCTGGCCATCGGGCGCGCGCTGATGGGGATGCCGAAGCTGTTGCTGATGGACGAGCCGTCCTTGGGCCTGGCTCCCGTTATGGTGGAGGCGGTCTTCCGATTCGTGCAGGAGGCCCGCACCCTGGGTCTGTCCATCCTCCTGGTGGAGCAGAACGCGGTGTGGGCCCTGGCGGTGGCCCATCGGGGGGTGGTGATGGATCGGGGTCGCATCGTGACGGAGGGCACCCAGGAGGCGCTGCGGCGGGATCCGCGGGTCCAGGACGCCTACCTCGGGGTGGGATAG
- a CDS encoding ABC transporter ATP-binding protein: MADVLLDLREVWKSFGGVRALQGVSLQVREGEIVGLIGPNGSGKSTLINVATGYYPVDGGKIWFGGVNITRLPPHRRARLGLARTYQHPRPFWQLNAQDNVAMGDLFGRNARERTPESARKAARQWLRMLGLEAVAEEAVSALTLQERRLLELARVLASRPRAILADEVLAGLTVAEAERVMEALRRIRDMGVALLVVEHNIKAIRALADRIVVLHEGRVLAEGLPEQVLQDARVRQAYLGGSPAHA, from the coding sequence GTGGCTGATGTGCTGTTGGATCTCCGGGAGGTGTGGAAGAGCTTCGGAGGGGTCCGGGCGCTTCAGGGCGTGTCCCTGCAGGTCCGGGAGGGGGAGATCGTGGGCCTGATCGGCCCGAACGGCTCCGGCAAGTCCACCCTGATCAACGTCGCCACCGGGTACTACCCGGTGGACGGGGGGAAGATCTGGTTCGGTGGGGTCAACATCACACGGTTGCCGCCCCACCGCCGCGCCCGGCTGGGCCTGGCCAGGACGTACCAGCACCCGCGGCCCTTCTGGCAGCTCAACGCGCAGGACAACGTGGCCATGGGGGACCTGTTCGGGCGGAACGCCCGGGAGCGCACACCCGAATCGGCTCGGAAGGCGGCCCGGCAGTGGCTCAGGATGCTGGGCCTGGAGGCGGTGGCGGAGGAGGCGGTGAGCGCCCTCACCCTGCAGGAGCGGCGTCTGTTGGAACTGGCGAGGGTCCTCGCAAGCCGGCCCCGGGCCATCCTGGCAGACGAGGTGCTGGCGGGGCTCACGGTGGCGGAGGCGGAACGGGTGATGGAAGCGCTGCGGAGGATCCGCGACATGGGCGTGGCGCTCCTGGTGGTGGAGCACAACATCAAGGCCATCCGCGCGCTGGCGGACCGAATCGTGGTGCTGCACGAGGGTCGGGTCCTGGCCGAGGGGTTGCCCGAGCAGGTGCTTCAGGATGCCCGCGTGCGTCAGGCTTACCTGGGGGGGTCTCCCGCGCATGCTTGA
- a CDS encoding FadR/GntR family transcriptional regulator, which translates to MRTGEGTMDEPLERPKVYQLLADRLLHQIRTRRLKPGDLIPTEQELKRRFGVGRSSVREALRLLESKGVICPAGHGTFVVAEYENALADSLKFLLTLEAFDLLELYELRRILEAEFAALAAQRRSPEHLEIMAEAIEQMRAGLGAGEPERYIAADLRFHLTVAQATCNRVAVHVMRAIRDPLHRALQSVYHIPGSPEASIAQHREILAAIRTQDPEAARKRMQEHLGRVYTDIRRVLQGKGGDGPGETGG; encoded by the coding sequence ATGAGGACGGGTGAAGGGACCATGGACGAGCCCCTGGAGCGCCCCAAGGTCTACCAACTGCTGGCGGACCGGCTCCTCCACCAGATCCGGACCCGGCGGCTCAAGCCGGGAGACCTGATCCCGACGGAGCAGGAACTCAAGCGGCGGTTCGGAGTCGGCCGCTCCTCCGTGCGGGAGGCCCTGCGCCTGCTGGAGTCCAAGGGGGTGATCTGTCCTGCGGGACACGGCACCTTCGTGGTCGCGGAGTACGAGAACGCCCTCGCGGACTCGTTGAAGTTCCTCCTCACCTTGGAGGCCTTCGATCTCCTGGAACTCTACGAGCTGCGCAGGATCCTGGAGGCAGAGTTCGCGGCCCTGGCCGCTCAGCGCCGGAGCCCCGAGCACCTCGAGATCATGGCGGAGGCCATCGAGCAGATGCGGGCGGGCCTCGGAGCGGGCGAACCGGAGCGGTACATCGCCGCGGACCTCCGCTTCCACCTCACCGTGGCCCAGGCCACCTGCAACCGGGTGGCGGTGCACGTGATGCGGGCCATCCGGGATCCCCTGCACCGGGCCCTTCAGTCCGTCTATCACATTCCGGGAAGTCCGGAAGCCTCCATCGCCCAGCATCGGGAGATCCTGGCGGCCATCCGGACGCAGGACCCGGAAGCGGCCCGGAAGCGGATGCAGGAGCACCTGGGTCGGGTGTACACGGACATCCGGCGGGTCCTCCAGGGGAAGGGCGGGGATGGTCCAGGGGAGACCGGGGGTTGA
- a CDS encoding alcohol dehydrogenase catalytic domain-containing protein, whose product MRAAVYYGNQDVRVTSVPEPEDPGPGEVLLRVRRASLCGTDVSEYLHGPLMIPVHEPDPVTGHQGPTVLGHEFMGEVVACGPDAGTFRVGQRVACGAGVWCGLCSWCRLGRTNLCARYYTLGLQTHGGLAEFVRVPARTCREVPPACSDEAAAIAQPTAVAVHALRRSGWAPGMRLVVIGTGGIGSLLIGVARAWGGEGIVAVDVDSSRLELAERVGASHRLQIGRDEVRRGVQEVTGGEGADVVVESSGAEGVLEQAAELVRRGGTVLQVGLPHRAPQVPIREMVLREINLITTVAHVCDRDLPEALQVLASTDLAARVVDRVIPLGEVVPAGLLALARREAAGKVLVDPSG is encoded by the coding sequence ATGCGGGCGGCGGTGTACTACGGGAACCAGGACGTGCGGGTCACCTCGGTCCCGGAACCCGAAGACCCCGGGCCCGGAGAGGTGCTCCTCCGGGTCCGTCGGGCTTCCCTGTGCGGGACCGACGTCTCGGAGTACCTGCACGGCCCGCTCATGATCCCCGTGCACGAGCCGGATCCCGTCACGGGTCATCAGGGCCCCACCGTATTGGGGCACGAGTTCATGGGCGAGGTGGTGGCCTGCGGGCCGGACGCGGGGACGTTTCGGGTGGGCCAGCGGGTGGCGTGCGGGGCCGGGGTGTGGTGCGGCCTCTGCTCGTGGTGCCGACTGGGCCGGACGAATCTGTGCGCGCGGTACTACACCCTGGGGCTTCAGACGCACGGGGGGCTCGCGGAGTTCGTGCGCGTGCCCGCCCGGACGTGTCGGGAGGTCCCTCCCGCGTGCTCCGACGAGGCGGCTGCCATCGCCCAGCCCACCGCGGTGGCGGTGCACGCCCTCCGCCGGAGCGGGTGGGCCCCCGGGATGCGCCTTGTGGTGATCGGAACGGGCGGCATCGGGTCCCTCCTGATCGGAGTCGCCCGGGCATGGGGCGGGGAAGGCATCGTGGCGGTAGATGTGGACTCCTCCCGGCTCGAGCTGGCCGAGCGGGTGGGTGCTTCACACCGGCTGCAGATCGGGCGGGATGAGGTCCGCAGGGGGGTGCAGGAGGTGACCGGGGGGGAAGGTGCGGATGTGGTGGTGGAGAGTTCAGGAGCGGAAGGCGTGCTGGAGCAAGCGGCAGAACTGGTCCGACGCGGCGGGACCGTCCTGCAGGTGGGATTGCCCCACCGGGCCCCACAGGTGCCGATCCGGGAGATGGTCCTACGGGAGATTAACCTGATCACCACGGTGGCCCACGTGTGCGATCGGGACCTGCCGGAGGCCCTGCAGGTGCTCGCCTCGACGGACCTCGCGGCACGGGTTGTGGACCGCGTGATCCCGCTTGGTGAGGTGGTGCCCGCGGGCCTCCTCGCGCTCGCGCGCCGGGAGGCGGCGGGGAAGGTGTTGGTGGATCCGAGCGGATGA
- a CDS encoding amino acid ABC transporter substrate-binding protein, whose product MKTGRVVLLVALLALLLVQARLPAQPRPIRVGGTLPLTGVFAAQGKVHEAAGRAFVQMMNEKGGLLGRPLEWVLLDDESQPDKAAALYERLITEDKVDLIIGPYGTAAITAAMRVAEKYGYVFPHHTASLTYAYTYRRHFPTWYVGLNTHITTPSKVFDAYLSLPPGQRPRTVGFVVNKFPGTQFLAYGRANTGGAVRIAQQKGLRVVLDVQFDLGTTDWIPVAQQVRRANPDLLYVAGLALDGVNLLQALAQLGWRPRHHFYQWPSPGAMLTALPLTDRATSVTIFVPHEPYLSNPGARDFVNRYRAWAKATGLAYSEPDVQSAASWSAWQVLTFGVQECRCLDHARIAEVLLSKPVPTVQGYLKFDPQQQNYGDDIQAVMQIQDGRWWAVWPRQLAAEGRRLR is encoded by the coding sequence ATGAAGACAGGACGTGTGGTGCTTCTGGTGGCTCTTCTTGCCCTGCTCCTCGTCCAGGCCCGGCTCCCTGCGCAGCCGCGCCCCATCCGGGTGGGCGGAACCCTGCCCCTTACGGGGGTCTTCGCCGCGCAGGGGAAGGTCCACGAGGCAGCGGGGCGGGCCTTCGTCCAGATGATGAACGAGAAGGGGGGGCTCCTGGGACGGCCTCTCGAGTGGGTGCTCCTGGACGACGAGTCCCAGCCCGACAAGGCCGCGGCCCTGTACGAGCGGCTCATCACGGAGGACAAGGTGGACCTGATCATCGGACCTTACGGGACCGCGGCCATCACGGCCGCCATGCGGGTGGCGGAGAAGTACGGGTACGTGTTCCCCCACCACACCGCCAGCTTGACCTACGCGTACACATACCGGCGGCACTTCCCCACGTGGTACGTGGGGTTGAACACCCACATCACCACGCCCTCCAAGGTGTTCGACGCCTACCTCTCCCTGCCGCCGGGACAGCGGCCGCGGACGGTGGGGTTCGTGGTCAACAAGTTCCCCGGTACCCAGTTCCTCGCGTACGGCCGGGCCAACACAGGGGGTGCGGTGCGGATCGCGCAGCAGAAGGGCCTGCGGGTGGTACTGGATGTCCAGTTCGATCTCGGGACCACGGACTGGATCCCCGTGGCCCAGCAGGTGCGCCGGGCGAACCCTGATCTGCTCTACGTGGCGGGCCTGGCTCTGGATGGGGTCAATCTCCTCCAGGCCCTGGCGCAGCTCGGATGGCGGCCCCGGCACCACTTCTACCAGTGGCCCTCCCCCGGGGCCATGCTCACCGCCCTGCCCCTGACGGACCGGGCCACCAGCGTGACCATCTTCGTCCCCCATGAGCCGTACCTCTCGAACCCGGGCGCCCGGGACTTCGTGAACCGTTACCGGGCGTGGGCGAAGGCCACGGGCCTGGCTTACTCGGAGCCGGACGTGCAGTCCGCCGCTTCCTGGTCTGCCTGGCAGGTCCTGACCTTCGGCGTCCAGGAATGCCGTTGCCTGGATCACGCGCGGATCGCGGAAGTCCTGCTCTCCAAGCCGGTGCCTACGGTGCAGGGATATCTGAAGTTCGACCCGCAGCAGCAGAACTACGGGGACGACATCCAGGCGGTGATGCAGATCCAGGACGGCCGGTGGTGGGCGGTGTGGCCGAGGCAGCTGGCGGCGGAGGGCCGACGGCTGCGGTGA
- a CDS encoding branched-chain amino acid ABC transporter permease — protein MVELGQAVASGVLMGTFYALLALGLTLAWGFFETIDFTHFAVVFGFGYVAYELATRGVDLRLVLLLVAPAGALVGMGWRWVLRRLRLDEARSLVFTFGALVVFEGLSKLVWTADYRRIPTAQNPYAMGAATLGPLALPFTQVVSFSLSLIVAGAVGLWLRRSYAGKALRAAVSDEEMVRSCGADVERLRLLIAALGGATGGIGGVLVAMNYALFPNAAEQWVGLLFAAVILGGIGNPAGLVFGGIVIGVAEALAQGLGATAVARLVGAAALVIGLLVRPEGLFPSVLGRREG, from the coding sequence ATGGTAGAGCTCGGGCAGGCGGTGGCTTCCGGGGTCCTCATGGGGACGTTCTACGCGCTCCTCGCCCTCGGTCTGACCCTGGCCTGGGGCTTCTTCGAGACCATCGACTTCACCCACTTCGCGGTGGTCTTCGGGTTCGGGTATGTGGCGTACGAGCTCGCCACCCGCGGCGTGGATCTCCGGCTCGTGCTCCTCCTCGTGGCCCCTGCCGGGGCCCTGGTGGGGATGGGCTGGCGGTGGGTACTCCGTCGGCTGCGGCTGGATGAGGCCCGCTCCCTGGTGTTCACGTTCGGCGCGCTCGTGGTTTTTGAAGGACTCTCCAAGCTGGTGTGGACGGCGGATTACCGGCGGATCCCCACCGCCCAGAACCCCTACGCCATGGGAGCGGCGACCCTGGGTCCCCTGGCCCTCCCGTTCACGCAGGTGGTTTCGTTCTCCCTCTCACTGATCGTGGCGGGGGCGGTGGGCCTGTGGCTGCGGCGGAGCTATGCGGGGAAGGCCCTCCGGGCGGCGGTGTCCGACGAGGAGATGGTGCGTTCCTGCGGGGCCGACGTGGAACGGCTCCGGCTCCTGATCGCGGCCCTGGGAGGCGCGACCGGCGGGATCGGAGGGGTGCTTGTGGCCATGAACTACGCCCTCTTCCCCAACGCGGCGGAGCAGTGGGTCGGCCTTCTGTTCGCGGCCGTGATCCTGGGCGGCATCGGGAACCCCGCGGGTCTCGTGTTCGGAGGGATCGTGATCGGGGTGGCGGAGGCCCTGGCGCAGGGACTGGGGGCGACCGCGGTGGCGCGTCTGGTGGGTGCTGCGGCCCTGGTGATCGGGCTCCTCGTGCGTCCGGAAGGCCTCTTCCCCAGCGTGTTGGGACGCCGGGAGGGATGA
- a CDS encoding branched-chain amino acid ABC transporter permease has protein sequence MSELRIWGAIAGVLVGLLLVPTVVRALGLPAYYLVFLYFYFFWVAQATSWNLISGYAGYFSFGQGAFYGAGVYGAAVLIDRHGVPYGLAILAGAAVSALIASAIGVVTFRLRQIRGPVFALVTLAVALAMHSLANNVSYLDGGRGIPLPKLSYPFGLSDVEFLYYAGLGVGLVAVAMGWWTYRNRHGWGLRAIHDDERVAEGLGVPTFAYKMGALALSGALAGLSGGLHALQIRYVTADAVFSLRVPLLVIMMCVLGGRRHWLGPLVGAGVIHALNDRLSGPGLSSLSEVLMGLLLMVVVAALPEGISSHLRQRGMAAGLVGLSGLGVALVARLAFLDALAIGIAVAVVFLVLRTHRFALGPWHRSKAREVEAARG, from the coding sequence ATGAGCGAGTTGCGGATCTGGGGAGCGATCGCGGGCGTTCTGGTCGGCTTGCTCCTGGTGCCGACCGTGGTGCGGGCGCTGGGCCTGCCTGCCTACTACCTGGTGTTCCTCTACTTCTACTTCTTCTGGGTGGCCCAGGCCACTAGCTGGAACCTGATCTCGGGCTATGCGGGATATTTCAGCTTCGGACAAGGCGCCTTCTATGGCGCGGGGGTGTACGGCGCCGCGGTGCTCATCGACCGGCACGGAGTGCCCTACGGGCTCGCGATCCTGGCGGGTGCCGCGGTCAGCGCCCTCATCGCCTCCGCCATCGGGGTGGTGACCTTCCGCCTGCGCCAGATCCGCGGGCCGGTTTTCGCCCTGGTCACCCTGGCCGTGGCGCTGGCCATGCACAGCCTCGCGAACAACGTCAGCTACCTGGATGGGGGGCGAGGGATCCCGCTGCCCAAGCTCAGTTACCCCTTCGGTCTCTCGGACGTGGAGTTCCTGTACTACGCGGGGCTCGGGGTGGGGCTGGTGGCCGTGGCGATGGGGTGGTGGACGTACCGAAACCGGCACGGGTGGGGCCTGCGGGCCATCCACGACGACGAGCGCGTGGCGGAGGGCCTGGGGGTGCCCACCTTCGCGTACAAGATGGGCGCGCTCGCGTTGAGCGGAGCCCTGGCGGGCCTGAGCGGTGGGTTGCACGCCCTGCAGATCCGGTATGTCACCGCGGATGCGGTGTTCTCCCTGCGCGTGCCGCTCCTGGTGATCATGATGTGCGTGCTGGGGGGGCGCCGTCACTGGCTGGGACCCTTGGTGGGGGCAGGGGTGATCCACGCCCTCAACGACCGGCTCAGCGGGCCCGGCCTGAGCAGCCTCAGCGAGGTCCTGATGGGCCTGCTCCTCATGGTGGTGGTAGCCGCCCTCCCGGAAGGCATTTCCAGCCACCTGCGCCAGCGGGGAATGGCCGCGGGACTCGTGGGACTGAGCGGTCTGGGGGTCGCGCTGGTGGCCCGCCTCGCTTTCCTGGATGCCCTCGCCATCGGGATTGCCGTGGCCGTGGTCTTCCTGGTGCTTCGGACGCACCGCTTTGCCCTCGGGCCCTGGCACAGGAGCAAGGCCCGGGAGGTGGAGGCCGCCCGTGGCTGA